The following coding sequences lie in one Arachis hypogaea cultivar Tifrunner chromosome 4, arahy.Tifrunner.gnm2.J5K5, whole genome shotgun sequence genomic window:
- the LOC112796019 gene encoding thymidine kinase a, with protein sequence MKSILNPKFSALSPHLPKTSPFSLFSRPHDTIFRNNSQQLPFPSLKATPFSSNSFLSRAQNRTLQTEPTRPPSGEIHVIVGPMFAGKTTTLLRRIQSESANSKNVAIIKSSKDTRYGLDSIVTHDGAKLPCWALTNLSSFKQKFGIEAYEKLDVIGIDEAQFFEDLYDFCREAADHDGKTVIVAGLDGNYLRRSFGSVLDIIPLADTVTKLTALCEICGKRAFFTLRKTQEKQVELIGGGDVYMPVCRHHYVNGQVAVEAARFVLESHKVECPSHIHK encoded by the exons atgAAGTCAATTCTAAACCCAAAGTTCTCAGCTTTATCACCGCATCTTCCCAAAacctctcctttctctctcttctcacgCCCCCATGACACCATCTTCCGCAATAACTCGCAACAGCTTCCATTCCCAAGCCTCAAGGCAACGCCTTTCTCATCTAATTCCTTCCTTTCCAGAGCTCAAAATCGGACCTTGCAAACGGAACCCACTCGCCCCCCGTCCGGTGAAATCCACGTCATAGTGGGCCCCATGTTCGCCGGCAAAACCACCACTCTCCTCCGTCGGATTCAGTCAGAATCTGCCAACAGCAA AAATGTGGCAATAATTAAATCAAGCAAGGATACAAGATATGGATTGGATTCAATTGTTACACATGATGGTGCAAAATTACCGTGTTGGGCCCTAACTAACTTATCATCATTCAAGCAGAAGTTTGGAATTGAGGCTTACGAGAAG TTGGATGTGATCGGTATTGATGAAGCTCAATTCTTTGAAGACCTGTATGACTTCTGCCGTGAAGCCGCTGATCATGATGGCAAAACAGTGATAGTTGCAGGACTTGATGGTAACTATTTGAG GAGGAGCTTTGGTTCTGTCCTTGATATAATACCCCTTGCTGATACTGTAACTAAACTAACTGCTCTATGTGAAATCTGTGGAAAGCGCGCATTCTTTACTCTGAGGAAGACACAGGAGAAACAGGTCGAGTTGATTGGTGGAGGGGATGTCTACATGCCGGTTTGCCGGCATCACTATGTCAATGGACAGGTAGCTGTAGAAGCAGCAAGATTTGTTCTGGAATCTCACAAGGTTGAATGTCCCTCCCATATACATAAGTAG
- the LOC112796021 gene encoding uncharacterized protein isoform X1, with amino-acid sequence MEEFGEGDVLRRMQREQERERRRIRDRERRQAMTQEQRERHLARRRRNYQLRRQRAANNNAAGFIPLPQPPQPQPFLESSAGEASTSDELQGLTTPLDHTALSHHGIALPHQGSSSVHMENLAYKPANSATLRLNHIKRLARSLTSSIDDPAAATQQVPAELITKEDLSTADCGGAQKSLRLNCVKRLARSINCVPKEIESQKNYTSAQEGIQLLGNESSIASS; translated from the exons ATGGAAGAGTTTGGAGAGGGAGATGTTTTGAGGAGGATGCAGAGGGAGCaagagagggagaggaggagAATTCGCGACCGCGAGAGGAGGCAGGCCATGACTCAGGAACAAAGGGAGCGCCACCTGGCCAGGAGGCGCCGGAACTACCAGCTAAGGAGGCAGAGGGCAGCAAATAACAATGCTGCCGGATTCATTCCTCTCCCTCAACCACCGCAGCCGCAGCCGTTTCTAGAATCAAGTGCTGGTGAAGCCAGTACTAGTGATGAGCTTCAAGGTCTCACCACTCCATTAGACCATACTGCCCTCTCTCATCATGGCATTGCTCTCCCTCACCAAG GATCATCATCAGTTCATATGGAAAATCTAGCATATAAACCAGCCAATTCAGCAACATTGCGGCTAAATCATATTAAGCGCCTCGCGCGAAGCCTGACATCTTCAATTGATGACCCAGCAGCTGCTACTCAACAGGTTCCAGCTGAATTGATAACAAAGGAAGATCTATCAACTGCTGATTGtg GTGGCGCGCAGAAATCTCTGCGTTTGAATTGTGTCAAGCGCCTTGCGAGATCAATAAATTGTGTTCCCAAAGAGATTGAATCTCAGAAAAACTATACTTCTGCACAAGAAGGGATTCAATTACTTGGTAATGAGAGCTCTATAGCCTCTAGTTAA
- the LOC112796021 gene encoding uncharacterized protein isoform X2, with product MEEFGEGDVLRRMQREQERERRRIRDRERRQAMTQEQRERHLARRRRNYQLRRQRAANNNAAGFIPLPQPPQPQPFLESSAGEASTSDELQGLTTPLDHTALSHHGIALPHQVHMENLAYKPANSATLRLNHIKRLARSLTSSIDDPAAATQQVPAELITKEDLSTADCGGAQKSLRLNCVKRLARSINCVPKEIESQKNYTSAQEGIQLLGNESSIASS from the exons ATGGAAGAGTTTGGAGAGGGAGATGTTTTGAGGAGGATGCAGAGGGAGCaagagagggagaggaggagAATTCGCGACCGCGAGAGGAGGCAGGCCATGACTCAGGAACAAAGGGAGCGCCACCTGGCCAGGAGGCGCCGGAACTACCAGCTAAGGAGGCAGAGGGCAGCAAATAACAATGCTGCCGGATTCATTCCTCTCCCTCAACCACCGCAGCCGCAGCCGTTTCTAGAATCAAGTGCTGGTGAAGCCAGTACTAGTGATGAGCTTCAAGGTCTCACCACTCCATTAGACCATACTGCCCTCTCTCATCATGGCATTGCTCTCCCTCACCAAG TTCATATGGAAAATCTAGCATATAAACCAGCCAATTCAGCAACATTGCGGCTAAATCATATTAAGCGCCTCGCGCGAAGCCTGACATCTTCAATTGATGACCCAGCAGCTGCTACTCAACAGGTTCCAGCTGAATTGATAACAAAGGAAGATCTATCAACTGCTGATTGtg GTGGCGCGCAGAAATCTCTGCGTTTGAATTGTGTCAAGCGCCTTGCGAGATCAATAAATTGTGTTCCCAAAGAGATTGAATCTCAGAAAAACTATACTTCTGCACAAGAAGGGATTCAATTACTTGGTAATGAGAGCTCTATAGCCTCTAGTTAA